A genomic window from Salvia miltiorrhiza cultivar Shanhuang (shh) chromosome 5, IMPLAD_Smil_shh, whole genome shotgun sequence includes:
- the LOC131025348 gene encoding sufE-like protein 2, chloroplastic — protein sequence MGSFTVRTHLSPSPPFFFTNPVKNFMDAAGPSHIHLNPQRPIFKNPPISRFPSDPTSKNPAFPLSCVTIHRCAKVQPPSSVSERLQRLGLEFRSLPAPIDRVKRLLHYAAILPPFDEARRVQENRVLGCTTQVWLEAAMDGNGAMRFRIDSDSEITKGFCSCLIWVLDGAAAEEVLSVRSDDLAAMNVGLPSRGNSRVNAWNNVLVSMQRRTEVLVEERRRGGFGHVSSFICCNQTQMPRGVAVRELS from the exons ATGGGATCTTTCACAGTAAGAACACACCTCTCTCCATCTCCGCCattcttcttcacaaacccaGTAAAAAATTTCATGGACGCAGCAGGCCCCTCACACATCCACCTCAATCCGCAAAGACCCATCTTCAAGAACCCCCCAATTTCGCGATTCCCCTCCGATCCCACCTCGAAAAATCCAGCCTTTCCGCTCTCCTGCGTCACAATCCACCGCTGCGCCAAGGTACAACCGCCCTCAAGCGTGTCGGAGAGGCTGCAGAGATTAGGGCTCGAATTCCGGTCGCTGCCGGCGCCGATCGACAGGGTGAAGCGGCTGCTCCACTACGCGGCGATTCTGCCGCCCTTCGACGAGGCTCGGAGGGTTCAGGAGAATCGCGTGCTGGGCTGCACGACGCAGGTCTGGCTGGAGGCGGCCATGGACGGGAATGGGGCGATGAGGTTCAGAATCGACAGCGATTCCGAGATCACGAAGGGGTTCTGCTCCTGCCTGATTTGGGTCCTCGACggcgcggcggcggaggaggttTTGAGCGTGAGGAGCGACGATTTGGCGGCGATGAATGTGGGGCTGCCCAGCAGAGGGAATTCGAGGGTGAATGCGTGGAATAATGTGTTGGTGAGTATGCAGAGGAGGACTGAGGTTTTGGTTGAGGAGAGGAGGAGAGGGGGATTTGGACATGTTTCTTCCTTCATTTGTTGTAATCAAACTCAG ATGCCCCGCGGAGTAGCAGTCCGCGAGCTAAGCTAG